Proteins encoded by one window of Sorangium aterium:
- a CDS encoding efflux RND transporter periplasmic adaptor subunit, translated as MWTVLPELRQPANSRHRASGPPRVLWTLPVAFAAALQCLACNQGASQPGGAKAEKPAASVKEVTLAPVTELVMEQAVDISGTLDADEQVTLGAKVAGRLASISVDLASPVQRDQVIAQLEARDYELRIEQATAALAQSRAQLGLPPDGPDSELDIEGTAIVRQALATFKEAQANQVRARGLAREGLMSGMDLDAAEAAAVRAETAVQSAREEVRIREAAVRQRRSELRMARQQLTDTMVRSPLDGVVQVRRANVGQYLAAGAPIVDVVRIDPLRLRVAIPELEAAGVRAGQPVRVTLQGDGATYPGTVARLAPALDPQSRTLLVESDIKNPGHLRPGSLVSAQIVVSSRPVPTVPATAVVRFAGLAKVITVEEGKAKEKQVTTGRTSGDRVEIVSGVAVGESVVARPGSLQQGQPVRVVEGG; from the coding sequence ATGTGGACTGTCCTTCCCGAGCTTCGCCAGCCTGCCAACTCCCGTCACCGCGCCTCCGGCCCGCCAAGGGTGCTCTGGACATTGCCGGTCGCGTTCGCGGCCGCTCTGCAGTGCCTCGCATGCAACCAGGGAGCATCTCAGCCCGGCGGCGCGAAGGCGGAGAAGCCCGCGGCCAGCGTCAAGGAGGTGACGCTCGCCCCCGTGACGGAGCTCGTCATGGAACAGGCCGTCGACATCTCGGGGACCCTCGACGCCGACGAGCAGGTGACGCTCGGGGCCAAGGTGGCCGGACGCCTCGCCTCGATCTCGGTCGACCTGGCGAGCCCGGTCCAGCGAGATCAGGTCATCGCTCAGCTGGAGGCGCGGGACTACGAGCTGCGCATCGAGCAGGCCACGGCCGCGCTGGCGCAGAGCCGCGCCCAGCTCGGCTTGCCCCCGGACGGGCCTGACAGCGAGCTCGATATCGAGGGCACGGCGATCGTGAGGCAGGCCCTCGCGACGTTCAAGGAAGCGCAGGCCAACCAGGTGCGGGCGCGGGGGCTCGCCAGGGAAGGGTTGATGTCGGGCATGGACCTCGACGCGGCCGAGGCGGCGGCGGTCCGCGCGGAGACCGCCGTGCAGTCGGCGCGGGAGGAGGTGCGCATCCGCGAGGCCGCGGTCCGCCAGCGGCGCTCCGAGCTGCGCATGGCGCGGCAGCAGCTCACCGACACGATGGTGCGCTCGCCGCTCGATGGAGTCGTCCAGGTGCGGCGAGCGAACGTCGGCCAGTACCTCGCCGCGGGGGCGCCGATCGTGGATGTCGTCCGGATCGACCCGCTGCGGCTGCGCGTGGCCATCCCCGAGCTCGAGGCGGCGGGCGTGCGCGCCGGCCAGCCCGTGCGCGTGACCCTCCAGGGAGACGGCGCCACCTATCCGGGGACGGTCGCGCGCCTCGCGCCCGCGCTCGACCCGCAGAGCCGCACCCTGCTCGTGGAGAGCGACATCAAGAACCCCGGCCACCTGCGGCCCGGCAGCCTCGTCAGCGCGCAGATCGTCGTGAGCTCGAGGCCGGTGCCGACCGTGCCGGCGACCGCCGTCGTCCGGTTCGCCGGCCTCGCGAAGGTCATCACGGTCGAGGAGGGCAAGGCGAAGGAGAAGCAGGTCACCACGGGAAGGACGTCGGGAGATCGGGTCGAGATCGTGTCCGGCGTCGCGGTGGGGGAGTCTGTCGTCGCCCGGCCCGGGTCGCTCCAGCAAGGGCAGCCGGTGCGCGTGGTGGAAGGGGGCTAG
- a CDS encoding 2TM domain-containing protein has product MTRPGKQSGRQYTEAEVRAILERALRDTQARGVSHDELVAAAEEIGISRGAIEAASRDVEHVRGEEEAREAILARRRKGFRTHLFSFLLVNAFLFAVNALTDGPWWFFWPLLGCGLGLAFHALGALSSDVSPRQIRGELERSAAQARKEQHRRLKEQRRAERLERKQRLEQSAEDFGHAVEEGVATVLSRIAQEIRGSAPPPAPVEGASKRSRIAPLDAEEAEFEELGEEEADRAARRGRGDR; this is encoded by the coding sequence ATGACGAGACCGGGCAAGCAGAGCGGGCGGCAGTACACCGAGGCCGAGGTGCGGGCCATCCTGGAGCGCGCCCTCCGGGACACGCAGGCGCGCGGCGTGAGCCATGACGAACTCGTCGCGGCGGCCGAGGAGATCGGCATCTCGCGGGGCGCCATCGAGGCTGCGTCGCGCGACGTCGAGCATGTCCGGGGCGAGGAGGAGGCGCGCGAGGCCATCCTTGCGCGCCGGCGCAAGGGGTTCCGCACGCACCTGTTCTCGTTCCTCCTCGTGAACGCGTTCCTCTTCGCGGTGAACGCGCTCACGGACGGGCCGTGGTGGTTCTTCTGGCCGCTGCTCGGGTGCGGCCTGGGGCTCGCCTTCCACGCGCTCGGCGCGCTCTCCAGCGACGTGTCCCCGCGCCAGATCCGCGGGGAGCTCGAGCGCAGCGCCGCGCAGGCGCGGAAAGAGCAGCACCGGCGGCTGAAGGAGCAGCGCAGGGCCGAGCGCCTCGAGCGCAAGCAGCGCCTCGAGCAGAGCGCGGAGGACTTCGGGCATGCGGTCGAGGAGGGGGTCGCGACGGTGCTCTCGCGGATCGCGCAGGAGATCCGCGGGAGCGCTCCGCCGCCGGCGCCGGTCGAGGGCGCGTCGAAGCGGTCGCGGATCGCGCCGCTCGACGCGGAGGAGGCGGAGTTCGAGGAGCTCGGCGAGGAAGAGGCGGATCGCGCGGCCCGGCGAGGCCGCGGCGACCGCTGA
- a CDS encoding DEAD/DEAH box helicase: MFHPVVDRWFRDRFGAPAPAQERAWPVIAAGRDALISAPTGAGKTLAAFLFCLDRLVRDAARGALEDRTDVLYISPLKALSHDVHRNLEQPIAEISAAMEAAGLPAPGIRAVVRTGDSPAQERRAMAARPPHVLVTTPESAFILLTSASGRRALSGVRTVILDEVHAIAGDKRGAHLALSLERLEDLVVGQGGARPQRVGLSATVRPIEIAARLVAGARELPQIVDVGQRRDLDLAIEVPRDELGAVCTHEQWTEIYDRIAALAEGARSTLVFVNTRRLVERVAHALGARLGEDVVAAHHGSLSRARRLSAERRLKAGELRVVVATASLELGIDVGAVDLACLVGSPRSINVALQRIGRSGHALAATPRGRLFPLTRDQLVECAAIVRAARRGELDRMASREGPLDVLAQQIIAACACEERDEEGLYALVRRAAPYEGLSRRDFDAVVAMVSGGAAAADDGASAARGARQRAGSLVYRDAIGGRLRGRRGARLAALTSGGAIPDIAAVDVVLQPDGTKVGTLDEDFAIESSGGDVFLLGNTSWRVIRLEGGQMWVEDAHGAAPTVPFWLGEAPARTPELSAEVAALRAEVAARLDEERADGARPAAERGQGGEEARAARSRAARWLMEACALDARGALLVRDYIEAGRAALGAVPGGATVVVERFFDEAGGQQIVVHTPLGGRVNRALGLALRKRFCRSFDFELQAAATDDGVLLSLSAEHGIPIDEVLDLVRPEGLEEVLVQAALQGPMFRTRFRWAASRALALLRFRGGRRVPPALQRMRADDLLLSIFPEQQGCQDNHGLFAHVEPPDHPLVREALRDCLTELMDVEGLRALLVGLRSGAIRVVALDTPEPSVFSHEILNANPYAFLDDAPLEERRARAVRVRRGLPAEVAERLGGLDPAVVAEVVAEARPDVRDADELHELLLDRVALPAEEGIRSGLARHFEALCAAGRAAEVGAAPGAGAGVPRAPRAPRWVATERRPLVEVIWPEAVFAPDVAVPPAVRGAAGAVDRGAAITALVRGFLSAAGPISTEDLASRLDVPAYEALSALARIELAGGALRGRFLPSAPSRPAQAAAGPSDPSIEWCDRHLLARIHRRTVTGLRKAIEPATAAELLRFLFAWQGVRPGTQARGPGGLGRVIEQLQGFELAAGAWEQAVLPARVAGYDEGLLDALCLSGEVAWGRVVPRDAAAPTRAAPITLALRRDLPWLLAPREAEGAPPPASLSEAAQGVLSFLTRAGASFFDDLVGGVGRSRDEVEEALWELVAAGLVTGDGFAALRSLLGGGGGAPVALGAGRLRGGARRGGPVASGRWSLLRSRPDPFAPAAGDAGEGAEGPDAVEALAHQYLRRYGVVCRELLAREPRPPAWRDLLRVYRRLEMAGQLRGGHLVAGFVGEHFALPEALDALRAVRREPLSGEIVQLSACDPLNLVGIVTPGPRVPAALGNVVIYRDGVPLLPVAAAAPGGLGRAMAVAPGAAM, from the coding sequence ATGTTTCACCCCGTCGTCGACCGGTGGTTCCGTGACCGCTTCGGCGCCCCCGCCCCCGCCCAGGAGCGCGCCTGGCCGGTCATCGCGGCCGGTCGCGACGCGCTGATCAGCGCGCCGACCGGCGCCGGCAAGACGCTCGCGGCCTTCCTCTTCTGCCTCGACCGGCTCGTCCGCGACGCGGCGCGAGGCGCCCTCGAGGACCGCACGGACGTCCTTTACATCTCTCCGCTGAAGGCGCTCTCGCACGACGTCCACCGCAACCTCGAGCAGCCGATCGCCGAGATCTCTGCGGCCATGGAGGCGGCGGGCCTGCCCGCGCCGGGCATCCGGGCCGTCGTGCGGACCGGCGACAGCCCCGCGCAGGAGCGGCGCGCCATGGCGGCCCGGCCGCCGCACGTGCTCGTCACCACACCGGAGTCCGCGTTCATCCTGCTGACCAGCGCGTCGGGGCGGCGCGCGCTCTCCGGGGTGCGCACCGTGATCCTCGACGAGGTCCACGCGATCGCCGGCGACAAGCGCGGCGCCCACCTCGCGCTCTCGCTCGAGCGGCTCGAGGACCTCGTGGTCGGCCAGGGCGGCGCCCGCCCGCAGCGCGTGGGCCTCAGCGCCACCGTCCGCCCCATCGAGATCGCCGCCCGGCTCGTCGCCGGCGCGCGCGAGCTGCCCCAGATCGTCGACGTCGGGCAGCGGCGGGACCTCGATCTCGCCATCGAGGTGCCCCGCGACGAGCTCGGCGCGGTCTGTACGCACGAGCAGTGGACCGAGATCTACGACCGCATCGCGGCGCTCGCGGAGGGGGCGCGGTCGACGCTGGTGTTCGTCAACACGCGCCGCCTCGTCGAGCGGGTCGCGCACGCGCTCGGCGCGCGGCTCGGCGAGGACGTCGTGGCCGCCCACCACGGCAGCCTCTCGCGGGCCCGGCGGCTCTCGGCGGAGCGGCGCCTCAAGGCCGGGGAGCTCCGCGTCGTCGTCGCGACAGCGTCGCTCGAGCTCGGCATCGACGTCGGCGCGGTCGACCTCGCCTGCCTCGTCGGCTCGCCGCGGTCGATCAACGTCGCCCTCCAGCGCATCGGCCGCTCGGGCCACGCCCTCGCCGCGACGCCGCGCGGGCGGCTCTTCCCGCTGACGCGCGACCAGCTCGTCGAGTGCGCGGCGATCGTGCGCGCCGCGCGCCGTGGCGAGCTCGATCGGATGGCGTCGCGCGAGGGGCCGCTCGACGTGCTCGCGCAGCAGATCATCGCCGCGTGCGCGTGCGAGGAGCGCGACGAGGAGGGCCTCTACGCGCTCGTCCGCCGGGCCGCGCCTTACGAAGGGCTGTCGCGCCGCGACTTCGACGCGGTGGTGGCCATGGTCTCGGGCGGCGCCGCCGCGGCGGACGACGGCGCGTCCGCGGCCCGCGGCGCGCGGCAGCGGGCCGGGTCGCTCGTCTACCGCGACGCGATCGGCGGCCGGCTGCGCGGGCGGCGCGGCGCGCGGCTCGCGGCGCTCACCTCGGGCGGGGCGATCCCCGACATCGCGGCCGTCGACGTGGTGCTCCAGCCCGACGGCACCAAGGTCGGCACGCTCGACGAGGATTTCGCGATCGAGTCGTCCGGCGGCGACGTCTTCCTGCTGGGCAACACCTCCTGGCGGGTGATCCGGCTGGAGGGCGGGCAGATGTGGGTCGAGGACGCCCACGGCGCCGCGCCCACGGTGCCGTTCTGGCTGGGGGAGGCGCCGGCGCGCACGCCGGAGCTCTCCGCCGAGGTCGCAGCGCTCCGCGCCGAGGTCGCGGCGCGCCTCGACGAGGAGCGGGCCGATGGGGCGCGGCCGGCGGCCGAGCGGGGCCAGGGCGGCGAGGAGGCGCGGGCGGCGCGGTCCCGGGCGGCGCGCTGGCTCATGGAGGCGTGCGCGCTCGACGCGCGCGGCGCGCTGCTCGTGCGCGACTACATCGAGGCGGGGCGCGCGGCGCTGGGCGCGGTCCCGGGCGGCGCGACCGTCGTGGTCGAGCGCTTCTTCGACGAGGCCGGGGGGCAGCAGATCGTCGTCCACACGCCGCTCGGCGGCCGCGTGAACCGCGCGCTCGGGCTCGCGCTGCGCAAGCGCTTCTGCCGGTCGTTCGACTTCGAGCTCCAGGCGGCGGCGACCGACGACGGCGTGCTGCTCTCGCTGTCGGCGGAGCACGGGATCCCGATCGACGAGGTGCTCGATCTCGTCCGCCCCGAGGGCCTCGAGGAGGTGCTCGTCCAGGCGGCTCTCCAGGGCCCGATGTTCCGCACGCGCTTCCGCTGGGCCGCGTCCCGCGCGCTCGCGCTGCTCCGGTTCCGCGGGGGCCGGCGGGTGCCGCCGGCGCTCCAGCGCATGCGCGCCGACGACCTCCTGCTCTCGATCTTCCCCGAGCAGCAGGGCTGCCAGGACAACCACGGGCTCTTCGCGCACGTCGAGCCACCGGATCACCCGCTCGTCCGCGAGGCGCTGCGCGACTGCCTGACCGAGCTGATGGATGTCGAGGGGCTGCGCGCGCTGCTCGTCGGCCTGCGCAGCGGGGCGATCCGGGTCGTCGCGCTCGACACGCCGGAGCCGAGCGTCTTCTCGCACGAGATCCTGAACGCGAACCCCTACGCGTTCCTCGACGACGCGCCGCTGGAGGAGCGCCGCGCGAGGGCGGTCCGCGTGCGGCGCGGGCTCCCGGCGGAGGTCGCCGAGCGGCTGGGCGGGCTCGATCCGGCGGTCGTCGCCGAGGTGGTCGCCGAGGCGCGGCCGGACGTGCGCGACGCGGACGAGCTGCACGAGCTCCTGCTCGACCGGGTCGCGCTCCCCGCGGAGGAGGGGATCCGGAGCGGCCTCGCGAGGCACTTCGAGGCGCTCTGCGCCGCGGGGCGCGCGGCCGAGGTGGGCGCCGCCCCGGGCGCGGGCGCCGGCGTGCCGCGCGCGCCGCGCGCGCCGCGCTGGGTGGCGACCGAGCGGCGGCCGCTTGTCGAGGTGATCTGGCCGGAGGCGGTGTTTGCGCCCGACGTCGCGGTGCCGCCCGCGGTGCGCGGGGCCGCCGGGGCGGTCGATCGCGGCGCCGCGATCACGGCGCTCGTCCGCGGCTTCCTGAGCGCCGCGGGGCCGATCTCGACCGAGGATCTCGCGTCGCGGCTCGACGTGCCCGCGTACGAGGCGCTGTCCGCGCTCGCGCGGATCGAGCTCGCCGGCGGCGCGCTGCGCGGGCGCTTCCTGCCGAGCGCGCCGTCGCGGCCGGCGCAGGCCGCCGCGGGCCCGAGCGATCCGTCGATCGAGTGGTGCGACCGCCATCTCCTCGCCCGCATCCACCGCCGCACCGTCACCGGCCTGCGCAAGGCGATCGAGCCCGCGACCGCGGCGGAGCTCCTCCGGTTCCTCTTTGCGTGGCAGGGCGTGCGGCCGGGCACGCAGGCGCGCGGGCCGGGGGGCCTCGGGCGGGTGATCGAGCAGCTGCAGGGCTTCGAGCTCGCCGCCGGCGCGTGGGAGCAGGCGGTGCTGCCCGCGCGCGTGGCCGGCTACGACGAGGGCCTGCTCGACGCGCTCTGCCTGTCCGGCGAGGTGGCGTGGGGCCGCGTGGTCCCGCGCGACGCGGCGGCGCCCACGCGCGCGGCGCCGATCACGCTCGCGCTGCGCCGCGATCTCCCGTGGCTCCTCGCGCCGCGGGAGGCCGAGGGCGCGCCGCCGCCGGCGTCGCTCTCCGAGGCGGCGCAGGGCGTGCTGTCGTTCCTGACGCGCGCGGGCGCGTCGTTCTTCGACGACCTCGTGGGCGGCGTGGGCCGCTCCCGGGACGAGGTCGAGGAGGCGCTCTGGGAGCTCGTCGCCGCGGGGCTCGTGACCGGCGACGGCTTCGCGGCGCTGCGCTCGCTGCTCGGCGGCGGCGGCGGCGCGCCCGTCGCGCTGGGCGCGGGCCGCCTGCGCGGCGGGGCGCGCCGGGGCGGCCCCGTCGCGTCGGGCAGGTGGTCGCTCCTTCGATCGCGCCCGGACCCGTTCGCGCCCGCTGCCGGCGACGCCGGCGAGGGGGCCGAGGGCCCCGACGCCGTCGAGGCGCTCGCGCACCAGTACCTCCGCCGCTACGGCGTGGTCTGTCGCGAGCTGCTCGCGCGCGAGCCGCGGCCGCCCGCGTGGCGCGACCTCCTCCGGGTCTACCGGCGGCTCGAGATGGCGGGCCAGCTCCGGGGCGGGCACCTCGTCGCCGGCTTCGTGGGCGAGCATTTCGCGCTGCCCGAGGCGCTCGACGCGCTCCGCGCCGTCCGGCGAGAGCCCCTGTCCGGCGAGATCGTGCAGCTCTCGGCGTGCGACCCGCTGAACCTGGTCGGCATCGTCACGCCGGGGCCGCGGGTGCCGGCCGCGCTCGGGAACGTGGTCATCTACCGCGACGGCGTGCCGCTCCTGCCCGTGGCCGCGGCCGCGCCGGGCGGGCTGGGACGGGCGATGGCCGTTGCCCCGGGAGCAGCGATGTGA